From Scylla paramamosain isolate STU-SP2022 unplaced genomic scaffold, ASM3559412v1 Contig1, whole genome shotgun sequence, a single genomic window includes:
- the LOC135095732 gene encoding probable transcriptional regulatory protein TTE1135 has protein sequence MSYLTQPLRRATVALTCRLSTQAWHCPPGPPCPPSVAWGYVGRRGMAGHSKWANIRHTKALKDDQKQRVIQKCAQMIKMAVKEGGSTDPKLNSKLARVIEHARSQNMPASSIASTLKQTQKSQDNAKSMILEYKAPGGLLLLVEVMTDNLVRTRSSIQSVIKKTSIQEVKGGGIHHLFNEKGVVIAGKDKKIQLEEALELAIEVGAEEVEEEKGGEKGQFVFTCSPEAFLEVKKGVEEQGYSVSYANIDYLPQTPLSLGPEDLERVSAVLEKLDNVEDVMRIHVNL, from the exons ATGTCTTACTTAACACAG CCCCTGAGAAGAGCCACCGTGGCACTGACCTGTCGCCTCAGCACCCAGGCCTGGCACTGCCCCCCTggccctccctgccctcccagCGTGGCGTGGGGGTATGTGGGGCGACGGGGCATGGCGGGGCACAGCAAATGGGCCAACATCCGCCACACCAAGGCACTCAAAGATGACCAGAAGCAGCGTGTCATTCAGAAGTGTGCCCAGATGATTAAAATGGCCGTCAAGG agGGAGGCAGCACAGACCCTAAGCTGAACTCCAAGCTGGCACGGGTGATTGAACACGCTCGTAGCCAGAACATGCCAGCGTCCTCCATTGCCAGCACACTCAAGCAGACccaa aaatCTCAGGACAATGCCAAGTCGATGATCCTGGAGTACAAGGCACCGGGcggactgctgctgctggtcgaGGTGATGACTGACAATTTGGTGAGGACAAGAAGCAGCATTCAGAGTGTTATCAAGAAGACCAG catacaggaggtgaagggaggtggTATTCATCACCTCTTTAACGAGAAGGGGGTGGTGATCGCTGGGAAAGACAAGAAGATACAGCTGGAGGAGGCGCTCGAGTTGGCAATTGAAGTTGGAGCTgaggaggtcgaggaggagaaggggggagagaaaggacagtttgtg ttcACATGTTCCCCGGAGGCCTTCCTGGAGGTGAAGAAAGGTGTGGAGGAGCAAGGTTACAGCGTTTCCTATGCCAACATCGACTACCTTCCCCAGACACCCCTCTCTCTTGGCCCTGAGGATCtggagagagtgagtgcagTGCTGGAGAAACTTGACAATGTAGAAGATGTGATGAGGATACATGTtaatttgtag